The Pseudomonas fluorescens nucleotide sequence GTTTTGTCCGCTCGCAGCTTGAGCATGCCCATGAGTTGTGGGGTGATGATTTCACTGTGTTGCTGACCGGGGGCGATGCGCTCCTGGTGCAAAAGGCCGCTCCACAGGCCCGGGTGGTTCCGGACCTGGTATTCGTTGGCCTGGCCATGGCTTGTCCCCTGGATTGAGGTGCCTATGCGTTGGTTGTTTCTGTTGTTGGTGGTGCTCAACGTCTTTTATTACGTCTGGCACCAGCAGGAAGCGCCGTTGAAGGCCAAGGAAGTGGCGCCGTTGTCGCTGTACAAGGGGAATCAGCAGGATATTCGTCTGTTGAGTGAGTCGACCAAGGGTAAAACAGCACCTCAGCGGGGCCAGGAATGCCTCTATGTAGGTGGGCTGGTGGAGCAGGAACAGCTAAAAGCATTGCGTCAGCGCTTGCTGAGCCTCGATATTGCCGCTGTTCCGGTGACCGGTCGCCTGGGTGACAGCACCGGTTTGTGGCTGCAGATTGCGCCCCAGAGCCAGCGTTTGCTGGACCAAACCGTGCTCGGGACACTTTCCCATGATTTCAAAGACTTAAAACACAAAATAATGTTGTGCGAGGGTATTGCAACTGGCGAATAGCTTGATAGAATGGCGCCCGCTTCACAGGGAACACCACTCAGGTGGTAGAGCTGGAGGCGGTGTCAAAGCAGCTAAGTTTCAGATTTGATTGAAAAAATTTGAAAAAACGCTTGACACTGGATTGGCATCTGAATAGAATGCCGGCCAAATCTGGAGGGATTCCCGAGCGGTCAAAGGGGACGGACTGTAAATCCGTTGCGAGAGCTTCGAAGGTTCGAATCCTTCTCCCTCCACCAGTTTTAGCGAGAGCCGCAAGCTCCGCGGGTATAGTTTAGTGGTAGAACCTCAGCCTTCCAAGCTGATGATGCGGGTTCGATTCCCGCTACCCGCTCCAAGTTTGCTGCTGTTGCACAGTGTTTCGCTCTTGTAGCTCAGTTGGTAGAGCACACCCTTGGTAAGGGTGAGGTCAGCGGTTCAAATCCGCTCAAGAGCTCCATATAACAAGGCAGATATGAAAATATCTGCCTTTGTTTTAATGGTCGTAATGACTTGCTTGTTTCTTATTGCTGAGGATTGTCTCGATGGCTAAGGAAAAGTTCGATCGTAGTCTGCCGCACGTAAACGTCGGCACCATTGGTCACGTTGACCATGGCAAGACCACGCTGACTGCGGCATTGACCCGCGTCTGCTCCGAAGTTTTCGGTTCGGCCGTCGTTGAATTCGATAAGATCGACAGTGCTCCAGAAGAAAAAGCTCGTGGTATCACCATTAATACCGCGCACGTCGAGTACAACTCGAACATTCGTCACTACGCTCACGTTGACTGCCCAGGTCACGCTGACTACGTGAAGAATATGATCACCGGTGCTGCCCAGATGGACGGCGCGATCCTGGTTTGCTCGGCCGCCGATGGTCCGATGCCGCAGACCCGTGAGCACATCCTGCTGTCCCGTCAGGTTGGCGTTCCGTACATCGTGGTCTTCCTGAACAAGGCTGACCTGGTAGACGACGCTGAGCTGCTGGAGCTGGTCGAGATGGAAGTTCGCGACCTGCTGTCCACCTATGACTTCCCGGGCGACGACACTCCGATCATTATTGGTTCGGCTCGTATGGCTCTGGAAGGCAAAGACGACAACGAAATGGGCACCACCGCTGTCAAAAAGCTGGTTGAGACTCTGGATAGCTACATTCCAGAGCCTGAGCGCGCTATCGACAAGCCGTTCCTGATGCCAATCGAAGACGTATTCTCGATCTCGGGTCGTGGTACCGTTGTTACCGGTCGTATCGAGCGTGGTATCGTCCGCGTTCAGGATGCCCTGGAAATCGTTGGTCTGCGTGATACCACTACCACCACCTGCACCGGCGTTGAGATGTTCCGCAAGCTGCTGGATGAAGGTCGTGCTGGTGAAAACTGCGGCGTTCTACTGCGTGGCACCAAGCGTGACGACGTTGAGCGTGGCCAGGTTCTGGTCAAGCCGGGTTCGGTCAAGCCGCACACCAAGTTCACCGCAGAAGTTTACGTTCTGAGCAAAGAAGAAGGCGGTCGTCATACTCCGTTCTTCAAAGGCTACCGTCCACAGTTCTACTTCCGTACTACTGACGTGACTGGTAACTGCGAGCTGCCAGAAGGCGTTGAAATGGTAATGCCAGGTGACAACATTCAGATGATTGTTACCCTGATCAAAACCATCGCAATGGAAGACGGTCTGCGTTTCGCTATCCGTGAAGGCGGTCGTACCGTCGGTGCCGGTGTAGTAGCGAAGATTATCGAATAAGTAGTTGATTTCTCTCGATCAGGCCGGCATAATGGCCGGCCTGATAAGCTTTTAGGTCAGTAGCTCAATTGGCAGAGCGACGGTCTCCAAAACCGTAGGTTGGGGGTTCGATTCCCTCCTGACCTGCCAGATTCACCTCGTGTGTCTGGCTTTCTTTTCACAGGATTTTCCTAGATGACTCCCAAGGCTGAAGCCCAAGACTCTCGTTTTGATCTGCTCAAGTGGCTGGCTGTTGTCGCTTTGGTGGTCGTTGGTGTTGTGGGTAACCAGTATTACTCTGCCTCGCCGATTCTGTACCGCGTACTTGCACTGCTCGCCCTTGCTGCTGTAGCTGGCTTCGTTGCCCTGCAGACTGCCAAAGGCAAGTCGTTCTTTGCGCTGGCAAAGGAAGCTCGCACCGAGATTCGTAAAGTCGTATGGCCAACCCGTCAAGAAACCATGCAGACCACGCTCATCGTAGTGGCGGTTGTCCTGGTAATGGCGTTGCTGCTGTGGGGTCTCGACTCCCTGCTCGGTTGGTTGATTTCCTTGATTGTTGGCTAAGGGTGTCCCGTGGCTAAGCGTTGGTACGTTGTGCATGCTTACTCGGGTTACGAGAAGCATGTAATGCGCTCGCTGATCGAGCGC carries:
- the secE gene encoding preprotein translocase subunit SecE, whose protein sequence is MTPKAEAQDSRFDLLKWLAVVALVVVGVVGNQYYSASPILYRVLALLALAAVAGFVALQTAKGKSFFALAKEARTEIRKVVWPTRQETMQTTLIVVAVVLVMALLLWGLDSLLGWLISLIVG
- the tuf gene encoding elongation factor Tu; the protein is MAKEKFDRSLPHVNVGTIGHVDHGKTTLTAALTRVCSEVFGSAVVEFDKIDSAPEEKARGITINTAHVEYNSNIRHYAHVDCPGHADYVKNMITGAAQMDGAILVCSAADGPMPQTREHILLSRQVGVPYIVVFLNKADLVDDAELLELVEMEVRDLLSTYDFPGDDTPIIIGSARMALEGKDDNEMGTTAVKKLVETLDSYIPEPERAIDKPFLMPIEDVFSISGRGTVVTGRIERGIVRVQDALEIVGLRDTTTTTCTGVEMFRKLLDEGRAGENCGVLLRGTKRDDVERGQVLVKPGSVKPHTKFTAEVYVLSKEEGGRHTPFFKGYRPQFYFRTTDVTGNCELPEGVEMVMPGDNIQMIVTLIKTIAMEDGLRFAIREGGRTVGAGVVAKIIE